One region of Scophthalmus maximus strain ysfricsl-2021 chromosome 15, ASM2237912v1, whole genome shotgun sequence genomic DNA includes:
- the LOC118286536 gene encoding NACHT, LRR and PYD domains-containing protein 6-like — protein sequence MKSDRSNELPPNFSREPGPSDSEAKRSHVSEEKLPSCCASCQDVLKDPVSTGCGHWLCRRCITSYWDQSSSPGESSCPQCGKRSTSWQLFMRHHSNNFTLDKSDSGSCLSADRGLQQVLDEHKISLRTRCERVTEGSDDRGSETLLNRIFTELYITEGQSEEVNTQHEVRQLETTSKKKTVHETPIKCHDIFKAGPDQQRRIRVVLTNSVAGVGKTFLVQKFTLDWAEGLENQDVSLLILLSFRELNLIKDQQHSLLTLLCVFNPTLQKVTAEKLAVCRLLFIFDGLDESRLSLDFNHREVVSDVTQSSSVNELLTNLNQGNLLPSALVWITSRPAAANQIPPTCGDRVTEVRGFTDAQKEEYFRRRFSDEELSSRIISHVKTSRSLHIMCLIPVFCWISATVLEHMLTTDQREELPKTLTDLYSHFLLVQTQRKKNKYPAGSDRERSKDHPERESINIFNCLMEMNNLSVHQGIQEFLKSEYRSEKKLSGIRCSALAYMLQMSEEVLDELDLNTSEEGLLRLIPAVRNCRKAQFTGCFLSKTHCEVVTSALKSNPSHLRQPDLSLNQLQDSGVKELCGFLESPDCRLETLRLKSCSLSEISCSSLASALKSNPSHLILLDLSYNQLQDLK from the exons AGCGAAGAGGAGTCATGTTTCTGAGGAGAAGCTGCCGTCCTGCTGTGCTTCTTGTCAGGACGTCCTGAAGGATCCAGTCTCCACTGGCTGCGGACACTGGCTCTGCAGACGCTGCATCACCTCATACTGGGACCAGTCGAGTTCACCAGGAGAGTCCTCCTGTCCCCAGTGTGGAAAAAGATCCA CCAGCTGGCAGCTTTTCATGAGGCAtcattcaaacaacttcacacttGACAAG tctgACTCTGGTTCTTGTCTTTCAGCAGATCGTGGTCTGCAGCAGGTTCTAGATGAACATAAGATCAGTCTGAGGACGAGATGTGAACGTGTGACTGAAGGAAGtgatgacagaggaagtgaaacccTCCTCAACAGGATCTTCACTGAGCTCTAcatcacagagggacagagtgaagaggtcAATACCCAACATGAGGTGAGGCAGCTGGAGACGACTTCCAAGAAGAAGACCGTCCATGAAACTCCCATCAAGTGCCACGACATCTTTAAAGCTGGACCCGACCAGCAGAGACGCATCAGAGTCGTCCTGACGAACAGCGTCGCTGGCGTTGGAAAAACCTTCTTGGTGCAGAAGTTCACTCTGGACTGGGCCGAGGGTTTGGAAAACCAAGACGTCAGTCTGCTGATTCTGCTTTCGTTCAGGGAGCTGAACCTGATCAAAGACCAGCAGCACAGTCTTCTCACACTGCTCTGCGTTTTCAATCCAACATTGCAGAAGGTCACAGCGGAGAAGCTCGCTGTCTGTAGactgttgttcatctttgacGGCCTGGATGAAAGCCGACTTTCTCTGGATTTCAACCACAGGGaggttgtgtctgatgtcacacagagcTCATCAGTCAACGAGCTGCTGACGAACCTCAACCAGGGGAATCTGCTTCCCTCCGCTCTCGTCTGGATAACCTCCCGACCTGCGGCGGCCAATCAGATCCCTCCTACTTGTGGTGACAGGGTGACAGAAGTACGAGGCTTCACCGATGCCCAGAAGGAGGAGTACTTCAGGAGAAggttcagtgatgaagagctgtCCAGCAGAATCATCTCACACGTGAAGACGTCCAGGAGCCTCCACATCATGTGTCTAATCCCAGTCTTCTGCTGGATCAGTGCTACAGTTCTGGAGCACATGttgaccacagaccagagagaagagctgcccaagaccctgactgacctgtactcacacttcctgctggttcagacacagaggaagaaaaacaagtaccCTGCTGGGTCGGACAGAGAAAGATCCAAAGATCATCCAGAGA GAGAGAGCATCAACATCTTCAACTGTCTGATGGAGATGAACAACCTCTCAGTACATCAGGGGATCCAAGAGTTCCTGAAGTCAGAGTACAGATCAGAGAAGAAACTCTCTGGGATccgctgctctgctctggcctACATGCTGCAGATGTCTGAGGAGGTTCTGGATGAGTTGGACCTGAACACATCAGAGGAGGGACTTCTGAGACTGATCCCAGCTGTGAGGAACTGCAGAAAGGCTCA aTTTACTGGCTGTTTTCTCTCAAAGACACACTGTGAAGTCGTgacctcagctctgaagtccaacccctcccacctgagacaacCGGACCTGAGCCTCAAccagctgcaggattcaggagtgaaggagctgtgtggttttctggagagtccagactgtcgactggagactctgag gttgaagagctgcagtttgtcagagatcagctgttcttctctggcctcagctctgaagtccaacccctcccacctgaTACTACTGGACCTGAGCTACAACCAGCTGCAGGACCTGAAGTAG